CGTAGAGTCCGGCCAGCAGTTTCAACAGAGTGCTCTTGCCCGAACCTGACGCCCCCTTCACCTGATGGAAGGTGCCTGGTTGTACCAAAAGCCTGGCGCCCTGCAGCACCCAGGGGGCTTCGGGGGCATATCGGAACCAGACCTCATCCGCCTTGATGGGGCCGCTCAAATCCTTGGGGCCCCGACGGGGCAGCTTGGGCGACCGCGTCTCCGCAAAGGTTTCTTGCACGGCCTCAAGTTGCGGTCGCAGAGCCAGGAAGGTGACACCGGTTTGTGCCAGGGCCAGGAGGGCCGCGGTGAAGGCACCGCTGAGCTGCACAAATACCAGCAAACTTCCCAGGCTGAGTTCCCCGGCCAGCACCCTTTGGCCACCCCAGATCAGAACCCCTGCCAGAAGCCCCTCATTGAGCAGGATGTTGCCTCCCTCAGTCCAAAGGCCGTGACGTTCCCGCCTTAGGCCGTGGTGGAGCTGAAGGCGCAACCGCTTCGCCCAGCGTTTGAAGGCCCAGGATTGGCTGGCGGTGGCCTTGAGGGTGGTGGCGCCTGTCAGGAGTTCCAACAGGGCGCTGTTTTCGGCCTGGGCGGCTTTCACTTCCTGCTGTTGTTCTCGGGCCTGCAGGAAGCCCACGCCGAAGGCGAGAGCGCTGATCGCCATCGCTCCCGCCAGGACCACCGCAGCGGGACCAGGCATGACCAGGGCCATGTAGGCGAGGTAGAACACCGCTGCCACACCACTGAACAGGGCTCCGAGCCCCTGATCCAACAGCAGTGAACGCGCCCGGCGGAGGCCGCTGAAGGTCTGAAGCAACTGCCCCAGGGTTTTTGATTGAAGGTATTTGAATGGCAGTGCCAGCAGGTGTTCGCAGAGCCCTTTTTCGAGAGTGGCTTCAAACGGCGTGGTGAAGGCCAGCAGGCTGACCTCTCGAAGCCAACCGACCCAGGCTTGGAAAAGCGATGCCAACAGCAGGCCCAGGCAAAGGATCGACAACAGGCTCGGCACTCCCCTTGAAAGGGATAGATCCACGAGTTTCCCCGTGAGCCAGGGCGGGAGCAGCGCCAACCCCTGGCCCACCAGCGTGATCATGGCCACTTGCCCGAGCACGCGGCGGTGCCGCGGCAGCAGGTTTCCCATGCGTGACCAAAGGCTGCCAGTGGGGGCCAAGGGCTCTGAGATGTCGATGGCGGGACCAGCCAAGTCCTGGCTCAGCCTCCCCAGCGGCGCGAGCTGCAGGCCTCCCATGCCCTGTTCCACAAGGTAGCCCCGGGCCACCCGCTTCCTGAGGAGAATCCAGCTGCCGTTGGTGAGCTGGGCGAGGGTGGGCAGCTCCAGGTGATGCAGGTCCTGCTCCTGGATGGTGATGCCCCGGGCCTCGAAGCCCCTGACCTGGAGCTCCTGGACCAGGTTTTCGAGGCTGAACTCCCAGAGCAGCGTTTCCTCGAGAGCCTGCAGCGATACCTCGATGCCCTTGAGCGAGAGCAGCCGCCAGAGGGCCAGGTTGCCGGGGATTCCCACCAGGGGCATCCGTTCAGACACGGTTTTCCTCCCGGGCCAGGACCACGTCCCGGAGCACCCCGGGCTGCGCGCACAGCGCCTCGAAGGTGCCTTGCTGGACGATGGCGCCATCCTGCATGGCCAGGATGCGGTCCGCATCCTTCAGGGTTTCCAGGCGGTGGGCGATGACGATGCGGGTGCAGCCCAGCTTGGCCAGGTTGGCATGCACCAGGGCTTCGGTCTCGAGGTCCAGGGAACTGGTGGCTTCATCCAGGAGCAGGATGGCCGGCTGGCTGGCGATGGCGCGGGCCAGGCAGAGGCGCTGGCGCTCTCCGCCGCTCAAGGTGCGGCCGTTCTCGCCAAGCCGGGTCTTGTACCCCGCAGGCAAGCGCTTGATGACCTCGTGAACCTGGGCCAGGCCCGCAGCCCAGCGGATGCGCTCCATGGGCATGTTGGGATCGCGGAGGCTCAGGTTCGCCCGGACCATATCGTCGAACAGAAAGGAATCCTGCAGTACCACCCCCAACTGGCTTCGCAGTTTCGAGAGGTCCAGCTGCCTGAGGTCCCATCCGTCGAAGGTGATGCGTCCTGCCGTGGGCAGCAGCATGCCCATGAGCAGCCGGGCCAGGGTGCTTTTCCCAGCCCCGCTGCGGCCCACCAGGGCGATCTTTTCTCCGGGGCGGATGGCGAGGTTGATGTCCTTGAGAATCCAGGGTGATCCCTCGGCATAACGGAAAGAAACACCCTCCAGGGTGATGGCGCCACAGAGTTGGCCTGGGTCCTGGGTTCCAGACGTTTCCTGGGCGTGCTCCAGCACATCGTCCAACCGTGCCAGATGGCTGCCGAGGAACTGGAGGTCGGTCAAAGCCCCCAGCAGGGATTCCAGGGGCCCCAGGAAGAGGGCCTGCAGGGAAAGGAAGGCCGTGAATACCCCTAGGGTCATGCGCTCGTCCAGAACCTCCCTGCCGCCCACCCAGAACACCGCCACGGTGGCCATTCCCTGGAGCAAGGTCATGAACTGGTGCGCCGCGATGCGGATCTTCTGGCGTTCCATGGCCACGTTCAGGCGGCGCACCATGCGCGGTGTCCACCGCGAGAGGACCTGCTCCTGGGAGGATGTGGCCTTCATCGTCTCGATGCCGACCAGGGCCTCCACCAGGATGGATTGCTCCTGACCGATGACGGTCAGTTCGTTGGCCATCAGCTGCTCATTCTGCCGGCGCAGGAGAACAAGCAGGGCGACCCGGAGGCTCGCCAGCAGAAGCACGATGGCCCCCAGGCGCCAGTGGTAGGCGAGCATCAGGGCGGCGTACCCCAGCAGCAGGAAGGCGTCCAGGAGGGAGGACACGGTCCGCGACGACAGCAGGTCGCGGATCTGGGTGTTGCTTTCGACCCGGTTCACCAGATCGCCTGGCCGGCGCTGAAGGAAGAAGCCCAGGGGGAGCCGCACCAGATGCTCCACGAAGCCTTCCATGAGGCGGGCATCCATGGCGTTCTGCACGCCCTGCAGCACAAAGCTGCGCAGCACCGAGATCAGGGCCTTGGCCACCACCGCGCCCCCCAACCCCAGGGCCAGTCCCCAAAGCCAGGGCAGGTACTTCGGCATGATCACGAAATCCACCAACAGCTGGTTGCCCAGGGGGAAGACCATGCCCACCACCTGGAGCATCAGCGAGGCCGCCAGCATCTGCGCGAGGGAAGGGCGCATGTCACGGATCAAGCCCAGGTACCGCCTCAGGCTGGGAAAGCGCCTTGGGCGCAGGGCAAAGCCATCGTCCGGGGCGAACGCGAGGGCCACGCCCGTGAAGCGCAGGCCCAGATCGGATTGACTGATGAACCGCCTTCCTTCGGCCGGATCGACAATCCTCACGCCCTTGGAGGTGAGTTTCTCCAGCACGACGAAGTGGCGGAACTCCCAATGGAGGATGGCGGGAAGGGGGAGGTCGCCCAGGTGCTCCAGCTCCACTTTGACGGCCTCCGCCTCCAGCCCGTAGGCCCGCGCAGCCTCCAGCAGGCTTGCGGCGTTGGCACCATCCCGGGAGACCTTGCAAGCCTCGCGCACTTCCGGGAGGGGGGCGTGGTGGCCCCAATGGGCCAGGATCATGGCCAGGCAGGCAGCTCCGCATTCGACCATCTCCATCTGCGGGATGTAGGGCACACGGTCGTAGGCCACGGGCTACTCCAGCCAGCGGCGGAGCGGATCCAGCGCCAGCGTGATGATCGATTGGCGTTTCAAAGTGAACCGGACCTGAAGCAGCATGTTCGGCCGCAGGGTCACATGCGAGAGGCGTTTGGGGCGATCCGGGAGGATCTCGATCTCCACGCGGAAGGAAGGCACCTCGAGTTTGGCTTCCTCCCCGAGAACCTCCCGGATCTCGTAGGGGGAAACCAGGTCGTTGCCGATGCGGGAGACTCGCCCTTTCAGGGTGCCGTGCTGGGCGAAGGGATAGGCTTCCAGCTCCAGGTTCACCAGGCTTCCGGGCCGCACGTAAGGCCGATCCTTTTCGGCGAGAAAGGCCACCGCCTGCAGCGTTGAATCCTCGGGGATGAGCTTGGCCAGGGTCTGGCCGGCTTGCACCACATCTCCGGGTCGGGCCACCAGCGCCTCCAGGAAACCGTCCACCGGGGCGAGGATCTCTGTTTGGCGAAGGGTGGCATCCAGGGCATCCCGCTTGGATTGAATCCCACTCATCTCCTGGGAATGCTGCCAAAGCTGGCGCTGTCTCGCGCTTTCCAGGGCGCTCAGTTCTTGCATGATCTGCACCAGCTGCTGTTCGGCGGCTTCCTGCTGGCGCAGCCCGGCATTGAGGGCATCCTTGGCTTCCGCGACGTCGCTCTGGGAGGTGTAACCCTCTTTGAGGAGCCTCTCGGACTTCTGGGCTTTTCCGCGCAGGTGCTCGACCGAACTCCGGAAGCTGGCGATCTGGGCCTTCTGCTTGGCAATCTTGCTCTGGATGGCCTGGATCTGATCCTGGGTCAGCTTCTCTTCGCGGGCTGTGAATCCCTGGCCTTCTGACCGCAGCAACTGCAGCTGGCGATCCGTTTCGATGAGGGTGCTCTGCAGTTGTGCGGCCTCGATGCGGGCGACGGGCTGACCCTGGCGCAACCGGTCGCCGCTGTGGCCATAGAGCTTGCTTACCACCCCTGCGACTTGGGCCTGCAGCTGCCTGACGCCGGCGGCGGGCTGGAGGATGCCGTGGCTCGTTGAGATCATCTCCACTTTCCCGAAGATGCTGACGGCGATGGAGGAGGCCACGAGGGCCGCCATGACCCAGAGCAGGGACCAGGTCCACGGGGGAGACACCCGGAGTGGCTCCCGGACGTCCTCTTCCTGAAACAGGTGTTCCAGGGCTTCTTTACGGAAGAGGGATTCCTTCGGGCCTTGGTTCGGGTCCAAAACGGGCTCCGTGAAACGCTTGAGGATTGAGGCTCAGGCCGATAGGACGTCGGGACGGTTATTGGCTGACCGAGCTAAACGGGATTCGTACAGTCGCTCAAGAAAGTCGTAGAGGACGAATTCCTGGGCCCTCTGGGAAGAGCGGAAGAGGCGGTTGAGATGCATGTGGATGTAACTCCGGACGAGGGCCTCCAGAGGCTGAGTCAGGCGGCCTTCGGTTTCCTTCTGCCGGAGGCGTTGAAAGCATTCAGAGGTGCTCTGGTTGAAACGGTTCAGGAGCGCCAGACCAGGCCTGAGGTCGTCCAAAGGTTCCGCTTCCGCGAACAACCAGGCATCCATCTCCTTCCGCCACTGCCTGAACCGTTCCCCCAATTTCACATCCAGTCCACGCTTTGACTGGAACTCCTGAGCAAAGGCGATCCGCGCCTTCCGGACGATGTCAAGCCTGGCAGGGAGGTCGAACCCCAAACCAGACAGGAGGCCATCCATGGCTTTCAAGCCAAGGCGCCAGCGGTGGGCTCCGCCAGCGTCTCCCGGGTAGGTCTGCACGAGGCCCAGCACCAGCTCGCTGTCGTGCCAGAAGAAATCCTCGGCCAGTTGGAGTCCCTCCACGCCGCCGTACCGTTCCAGTTCAGGCTCATACGTATCCGATTGCAGTTTCCAGCACCATCCATCGGCCATCAGGGGTGCCAGCATCGCGTGGGCCCGAGGAAGCAACTCCTCCATCAGGCCCTTGGGGTTTCCATGGAATCGCAACCTCAAGTGGTTCCCGGGGTCGCCGTAGCGCAGAAAGAACCAGCGGTCCCATAGGCCCCGGGTCTCCTCGAGAAGAGGCACCAGACCTTGGATCAGGATCTGGTCGGCGGTGCTGGAACCGGCATATAGCTTGAGGTAGAGCCACTCGGATCCCGGCGCGAAGTGCCGAACAGGGGCGTCGGCGTCTGGCACGAGCTTGGCCCAGGCCGCTTCTGGGTTGCGGCTCCGGAGCGGCTGTGGTTCGGGCGACCTGGTGTAGGAGATGACCAACTCGTGGGTATGGCGTCCTTCTGGACTCTCGGCCAAGAGTTCCTGCGGGGAGGGATAGAACTCCTGCAGTTGGAACCCTGGACGTTTGGCCACCAATCGCAGCAGCGTTTCCACCCATGGCGCGTGGTCCAGGTCTGCGAGAAGTTCGTTGTCGCCATCGGCCAACACCACGAAGCGGGGCAGGTTCCGACTTGTCCGGAAGGATTGGAATCGCAGGTACGCCTCGGATCCTGTGGTATCGAGGATGGCCTTGATCTCCTTGCCTTCGATATTCCACCGCGCCTTGGCCAGGATGTGGCGTCCCCTGCGCACTCGCGGCAGGTAAGGCAGGTCCGAAAGGCAGCCCCAGTCCCATCCCGCGAACGAGCCGTCCTGATCCTGCAGGCGACCCAGGAAGCGATAGACGCTCAGGCCTCGGGAGTAGCTGTGAGCCGACGTCAGCCGGGGGATGACCTCGCAGCCAAGCTGTCTGGACCGGAGGGCCACGCGAGAGCCCACCACGGAGACCAGAAGATCCTGCATGGGGATCTGGCAGGAGGGCTGAGCACCACCTGCGCCCAGAAAGGGAATCTCATGGTCCCGCAGCAGAGGGCGGCACAGGACATTGCCCATGCGCCCTTCGGGCAGGTGGACTACCTCCGCGTAGATGGCTTCCGGTCGGAATTTTGCCTCAGCCTCCAGATGCGCTTTCACCTGGGCTTCGAGCTGAGGGTCACCATGGCAGAAGCGCCCGAGGAGCCGGGCCCCGGAGGGGCCGGAATAATTCCCCAGGATGAACTGGTAATCGCCAGCGTCCACAGCCTCGGCCGAGGCCGCCACCAGGGTGGCCATGGCGGCAAAGGCATCAGGCAGGGCTGGTGGGGCGGGATTTTCCAGTGCCTTGAGATCCTCATCGGTGAGCTCCCACTCAAGAGCCTTGCCGAGTGCCAATAGGCGTTTCGAAAGGAAGGCATCTCGCGGCGTGAAGCGCGGGTAGTCGGGCTCACCCGTGGCGGGGAAGGGCAGGCCCTCCAGCAGGGGGGTTGCCTCCATTGCCACAGAGCCACTGGACTCAAATCCAATGCCGGTCTCCTCGTCCAAGGCCTCCAGAAGCGGCACCCAGCGGGCCTCGTAGCGTTCGTGGAAAGCGCTTCTGAAGGCCTTCATGGGGTCGGAGGTCCGGGAGCCGAGACGGTGCAGGAGGGCGATGCCATCGTCCAGATCCTTTCGGACGCGCGAGCTCAGTCGGGCTTCTGGTGCAGGTCGGTTGAGATCTACCTGGAAGAGGTGTTTGAGATTGATCTTGACCGGCAAGGATTCAAGATCCTTCGCCAAGGCGCGGTAGGCCTTTGGGGAATGGCCAAGCCCGGCCTCATCGATGCTCAGAAGGGCATCCCGGATGGAGGCCAGCTTCTCTCCGAGCCGGCGGGTTTCCTCCTGCGAGGCCAACTGGGCGATCACACCGTGGATCGGTTCTTGGCCGGTGACAGCCGGGTACAGATTCGAGACCAGCACCTGGCTGTCGATGAGTTCATGGATGAACGCGCCGGCATCCTGCTCATCCACCTCTTCTTCGAGCATCAGGGAATGCGCGAGAGCAGCCATGGAGGTACCGTCAGCGGCGAGTTTCAGCACCGCTGCCAGGTAGTCGGGGCACTCCAGGGCCACCAGATGGTAATTCCGGCCCCGTTCCGCACCGAGGCGGGCTTCGGCGTAGCGGAGTCGCCCGGCTGCCTTGTAGAGGCTGCTGTTGGGGCGATAGGTGAGGGTTCTTCGAACTGCTGGGTCTTTCTCGAGGGCCTCCACGAGCGCGCACAGGTAGTCCATATCCAGTCGAGTCCGGCGCGCGCACTGAGCCAGACCTTCCACCCTGAGATGGGTATCCTCACCCCAGCTGCCTGTGGAACAGGCCGCGAATAGGCCAAAGGGCGTCGGGCGGGAGGCCATACGGCTCAGATAGCGGATCAGGCTCTGTTCCAGGCGGCTGCGCTTGTCATCGGCGAGTGCGCCTTGCAGCCAGGGGTCGATCAGTTCGTCCAGGTCGGGAGAGGCCAGGAACAGGGCATCCCGAACTTCCGGCCGAAGGACGCTCTCTCTCAGGTGCTGACGCAGGCCCTCGCGGTCGGCCTGGAGGGCCGCTTCCAATTCGCCCCAGGTCGCCCCGGGAGCGCGGAGATCCTTGGACCAGCTGGACAGGACATCGAAGGGAAGGGTGGGTGTGCGAAACGCGAAGCGGGGATCGGAGTGAAAGGGATGCGCCATGGCTGTCGTATGGTCGTTCAGCGGGTGGGGACAAGGGAGGGCGTGCTGATCAGCAGAAAGCGGTCCCAGGACAAGTCGGCGCCTTCCAGGAGGGACAGCAGGGCCAGGGCCACGCCCGCCGCGCCTTCCAGCAGGCCGGGGTCGGGGTGGCGATCCTGAGCGAGTGAGGGCGAGGTGGCGGGATCCGCGGGGCGGTAATGGTGGAACCCCGCGAAGCCTGTTCCGGGCTGGTGGGAATCCAGCACATGTTTGAGGTAGACCTGGCCCGCAGCCAGGAAAGCCAGATCGCCCGTGGCCTGGTGCAGGCGGTTGAAGATGTGAAGGTTCCCCGCGCTCCCGTGACAGAGCGACACATCCATCACGCCAGAGCGCTCGATGGGGCGGGAGGCAGCGAGTCGCGCCAGATTCAGCGCCAAGGCTTCCCAACGGACGTTTCCGACCAGTTGGGCGGTGTTCAGTAGGGCGATGGAAGCGCCCAGGTCTCCGTAGCACCAGGCAATGCGGTTGGAGGCCTGCGGAGCCCGGTCCATTTCGACTGGGCACCAGCCTGCGAGGTAGGCGCCACCGTCGGGATCCTGCAGCTGGGTTTTCAGCCAGGCCATCCCTGCCGTGAGAAGCCGTCCAGACCTCTTCGGGGCGATCCCGGCAGCGGCCATGGCCGCCAGCAGATGGAGCACACCAGGAATGCCGTGGGCCAATCCCAGATTCAGGTAACCCTGAGGGGCCTGCTCGCATTGCCATGACGGCAGGCGCTCCGGCGGAGTGATCCAGGCAAGGCCGGGCCCCCGGGGCGTGGCCTTGGCTTCGAGCCGGTCCAACACCTTCTCCAGAATCTTCCGCCCCGATGGTCTAGGCAGCCGCTCCAGGCCGTACACCCCCCAGCCCACCAGGCCGGAGATGAGATCGTATTCCTCGGTCCATCGGCCCGACGCAAGGTGTTCCAGGAGGATGTCATCCATGTCGGCGTTGGGATCGTCCTCGGTCTCCATGAATACGTGCCGATTCAGGTGCTCCAAACACCAGCCAATGCCCAGGTAGCCCCCATAGAGCGTTGGCGTCGGGGATTCCTCCACCTTGTCAATGGCCAGGGCCAGGAGATCATGGGCCCGTTGCCGCATGTCCTCGAAGCCGACGCGCCGCGATAGGTGCCCCAGGAGGAGGGCTGCGCCTGAAAGGCCTGAAGCCAGGCTCGGCCCCATCTGATCCCGGGCCTCCCACAGGGCTTCGGCGACCGACTCCACCAGGCCGAGGATGCGCGCGTGTTGGGCCGAGGACGTGGCGATGGTCAGGCGTTTCGTGGGCTGTGGGGAGATGACTGTCACGTTCGCATCCTTGGCGATGAGGTGGGACTCGCGTCCCTTGGGCAACCACGCATCGCCCGGGAACCTGCAGGGCGGCTTGGGTGCACAAGGGGGGTTCAAGGACTTTGAAGCCGACTCCAGCCCTGGACCTAGATCCACTTTGAAGATTTCCGAGTGGTCCACCTGAGGATGGCGGTCTTCGCCCCTCAGCGGTCGAACAGTCCCGGCTCCCGCACCACCTGAGGTTCGGGGGTTGTGAAGGGGGCATCGCATGGCTTCACCAGAGCCCCGGCACGGAGGCCCAGCAGGCGGATTTTTCGATCCAGGGGCACGCGCCTCAGGCAGGTTCGCGCGGCATCCCGAAGGGCTTCCGCATTCGCAATGGGCAGGGCCAGGGTGTGATCGCGGGTGATGGTGGAGAAATCTTCGTAGCGGAGTTTGATGCCGATGCACCCGGCCACATAACCCTTCCGGCCGAGGTCCTGGGCAAGGCGTTCACAGAGATCCAGGAGGATGCGGGTGAGGGCATCCCGATCCTGCTTCGGGTGAAGATCCCGCTCGAAGGTGGTTTCACGGCTGATGGATTTCGGTTCGCGGAAAGTGGTCAACGGTCGCTCGTCGCGGCCGTGGGCAGCTTCGTGCAGCCAGGCGCCGTAGCTTCGGCCGAAATGCTCCACCAGCCAGGTGCGATCCGCCGCAGCCAGCTCGCCGATGGTGCGGATGCCCAAGCCCTCCAGCTTCGCGGTGGCCTTGGGGCCGATGCCGTTCAGGGCTGAACAGCGCAGGGGCCAGATTCGGCTGGGGATGTCATCCAGGCCCAGAAGGGTGATGCCATCGGGTTTCTGGAGCTCGGATGCGAGTTTGGATAACAGCTTGTTGGGGGTGATGCCGATGGAGCAAGTCAGGCCCGTGGCCTCCCGCACCGCAGCCTTCAGCCGAAGGGCCAGTTCCCGGGATTCACCGGGCACCTCCGTCAGATCGATGTAGATCTCGTCGATGCCCCGATCCTCGATGCAGGGTGCGAGTTCCGCCACGGCGGCCTTGAACGCCCGCGACACCCGGCTGTAGGCCTCGAAGTGCGCGGGCAGGAGGATGGCCTCTGGGGCCAAAGCCGCCGCCTTCATCAGGCCCATGCCGGAGCGCACCCCGAAGGCCCGGGCCTCGTAGGTGGCCGTGGTGGCCACACCGCGGCCCACATAGTGCTTGAGCTTGGGGAAGGCTGCGCCCGCTTCCACCGCGCTCGCACGCCGCCCTCCCACTACCACCGGGAGCCCCTTCAGTTCTGGATGCTCCAGCAGTTCCACCGAGGCGAAGAAGGCATCCATGTCCAGATGGGCAATGCGGCGAGGTGAGGCGGAGGTGGACTCCATGCGAGGATCCTTGCGGGAATCCAGGGTAACGAAAAATAATCGAATCGGCCAGTTGGGTGTGAGTCTCTGCGTTGGTTTGAACCGCCCAGAGCTGCATGCACGCACATGGGGATGAATGCGTGCAGGTTCAGCGGAGTTGCTCCGGTCTGTGGGTTTAATACCGAGGATGTCCCTTCTGCAGTTGCTGCACCGCCGCCACCAGCGCATCCAGATCGCTCCGGGTGTTGTACAGGGCAAGGGAAGGACGGACGGAGGCCTCCAACCCAAATCGCCGCAGGGCGGGCTGCGCGCAGTGGTGGCCCGAGCGCACGGCGATGCCTTCCCGGTTCAAGGCGGCCCCCACCTCTTCGGGGCGATGCCCTTCGAGGACGAAGGACAGGACGCCCGCCTTCTCCCGGGCGGTGCCGATGATCCGCAGGCCCGGAATCCGGCTGAGCGCTTCGGTGCCGTAGACGAGCAACTCGTGTTCATGGCGCTGGACATTCTCGAGGCCGAGACGGCTGAGGTAGTCCAGCGCCGCGCCCAGCCCCACGGCGTCGGCGATGTTCCCGGTGCCGGCCTCAAAGCGTGCGGGAGCCGCGTGATACACGGTGCGCTCGAAGGTCACGTCTGCGATCATGTTGCCGCCGCCCTGCCAGGGCGGCGTGGCGTTCAGGATCTCCGAGCGTCCGTAGAGCACGCCGATCCCCGTGGGGCCGAAGACCTTGTGCCCTGAGAAGACGTAGAAATCGGCATCGATGTCCTGCACGTCGGCCTGCAGGTGCGAGACGGCCTGGGCGCCGTCCACCAGAACCTTGGCGCCATGCCGGTGGGCCAGGGCAGTCAGATCCTTCACGGGGTTGATGGTGCCAAGCGCGTTGGAGACATGGGTGAGGGACACCAGGCGGGTGCGGCTGTTGAGCAGCTTCTCGTATTCCTCAAGGATGACTTCGCCGCGCTCATCGATGGGAGCCACGCGCAGCCTGGCCCCCTTTTCGGCCGCCAGCTGCTGCCAGGGGACGATGTTGGAATGGTGCTCCAGCCAGGTGATGACGATCTCATCGCCGGGGCCGATGAAGCGTCGCCCCCAGCTTTGAGCCACCAGGTTGATGGCCTCGGTGGCGCCCCGCACGAAGACGATGTCTTGAACGGAAGGCGCGTTGAGGAAGCGCCGCACCTTCTCGCGGGCCCCCTCGTAGGCATCCGTGGACCGCGCCGCCAGGTCATGGGCGGCTCGGTGGATGTTGGAGTTCTCATGCCGGTAGAAGGCCGCGATGCGATCAATGACGGCGTTGGGTTTCTGGGTGGTGGCGGCGTTGTCGAGCCAGACCAGCGGC
This sequence is a window from Geothrix sp. PMB-07. Protein-coding genes within it:
- a CDS encoding peptidase domain-containing ABC transporter — translated: MAYDRVPYIPQMEMVECGAACLAMILAHWGHHAPLPEVREACKVSRDGANAASLLEAARAYGLEAEAVKVELEHLGDLPLPAILHWEFRHFVVLEKLTSKGVRIVDPAEGRRFISQSDLGLRFTGVALAFAPDDGFALRPRRFPSLRRYLGLIRDMRPSLAQMLAASLMLQVVGMVFPLGNQLLVDFVIMPKYLPWLWGLALGLGGAVVAKALISVLRSFVLQGVQNAMDARLMEGFVEHLVRLPLGFFLQRRPGDLVNRVESNTQIRDLLSSRTVSSLLDAFLLLGYAALMLAYHWRLGAIVLLLASLRVALLVLLRRQNEQLMANELTVIGQEQSILVEALVGIETMKATSSQEQVLSRWTPRMVRRLNVAMERQKIRIAAHQFMTLLQGMATVAVFWVGGREVLDERMTLGVFTAFLSLQALFLGPLESLLGALTDLQFLGSHLARLDDVLEHAQETSGTQDPGQLCGAITLEGVSFRYAEGSPWILKDINLAIRPGEKIALVGRSGAGKSTLARLLMGMLLPTAGRITFDGWDLRQLDLSKLRSQLGVVLQDSFLFDDMVRANLSLRDPNMPMERIRWAAGLAQVHEVIKRLPAGYKTRLGENGRTLSGGERQRLCLARAIASQPAILLLDEATSSLDLETEALVHANLAKLGCTRIVIAHRLETLKDADRILAMQDGAIVQQGTFEALCAQPGVLRDVVLAREENRV
- a CDS encoding lanthionine synthetase C family protein → MTVISPQPTKRLTIATSSAQHARILGLVESVAEALWEARDQMGPSLASGLSGAALLLGHLSRRVGFEDMRQRAHDLLALAIDKVEESPTPTLYGGYLGIGWCLEHLNRHVFMETEDDPNADMDDILLEHLASGRWTEEYDLISGLVGWGVYGLERLPRPSGRKILEKVLDRLEAKATPRGPGLAWITPPERLPSWQCEQAPQGYLNLGLAHGIPGVLHLLAAMAAAGIAPKRSGRLLTAGMAWLKTQLQDPDGGAYLAGWCPVEMDRAPQASNRIAWCYGDLGASIALLNTAQLVGNVRWEALALNLARLAASRPIERSGVMDVSLCHGSAGNLHIFNRLHQATGDLAFLAAGQVYLKHVLDSHQPGTGFAGFHHYRPADPATSPSLAQDRHPDPGLLEGAAGVALALLSLLEGADLSWDRFLLISTPSLVPTR
- a CDS encoding lantibiotic dehydratase; its protein translation is MAHPFHSDPRFAFRTPTLPFDVLSSWSKDLRAPGATWGELEAALQADREGLRQHLRESVLRPEVRDALFLASPDLDELIDPWLQGALADDKRSRLEQSLIRYLSRMASRPTPFGLFAACSTGSWGEDTHLRVEGLAQCARRTRLDMDYLCALVEALEKDPAVRRTLTYRPNSSLYKAAGRLRYAEARLGAERGRNYHLVALECPDYLAAVLKLAADGTSMAALAHSLMLEEEVDEQDAGAFIHELIDSQVLVSNLYPAVTGQEPIHGVIAQLASQEETRRLGEKLASIRDALLSIDEAGLGHSPKAYRALAKDLESLPVKINLKHLFQVDLNRPAPEARLSSRVRKDLDDGIALLHRLGSRTSDPMKAFRSAFHERYEARWVPLLEALDEETGIGFESSGSVAMEATPLLEGLPFPATGEPDYPRFTPRDAFLSKRLLALGKALEWELTDEDLKALENPAPPALPDAFAAMATLVAASAEAVDAGDYQFILGNYSGPSGARLLGRFCHGDPQLEAQVKAHLEAEAKFRPEAIYAEVVHLPEGRMGNVLCRPLLRDHEIPFLGAGGAQPSCQIPMQDLLVSVVGSRVALRSRQLGCEVIPRLTSAHSYSRGLSVYRFLGRLQDQDGSFAGWDWGCLSDLPYLPRVRRGRHILAKARWNIEGKEIKAILDTTGSEAYLRFQSFRTSRNLPRFVVLADGDNELLADLDHAPWVETLLRLVAKRPGFQLQEFYPSPQELLAESPEGRHTHELVISYTRSPEPQPLRSRNPEAAWAKLVPDADAPVRHFAPGSEWLYLKLYAGSSTADQILIQGLVPLLEETRGLWDRWFFLRYGDPGNHLRLRFHGNPKGLMEELLPRAHAMLAPLMADGWCWKLQSDTYEPELERYGGVEGLQLAEDFFWHDSELVLGLVQTYPGDAGGAHRWRLGLKAMDGLLSGLGFDLPARLDIVRKARIAFAQEFQSKRGLDVKLGERFRQWRKEMDAWLFAEAEPLDDLRPGLALLNRFNQSTSECFQRLRQKETEGRLTQPLEALVRSYIHMHLNRLFRSSQRAQEFVLYDFLERLYESRLARSANNRPDVLSA
- a CDS encoding HlyD family secretion protein; its protein translation is MDPNQGPKESLFRKEALEHLFQEEDVREPLRVSPPWTWSLLWVMAALVASSIAVSIFGKVEMISTSHGILQPAAGVRQLQAQVAGVVSKLYGHSGDRLRQGQPVARIEAAQLQSTLIETDRQLQLLRSEGQGFTAREEKLTQDQIQAIQSKIAKQKAQIASFRSSVEHLRGKAQKSERLLKEGYTSQSDVAEAKDALNAGLRQQEAAEQQLVQIMQELSALESARQRQLWQHSQEMSGIQSKRDALDATLRQTEILAPVDGFLEALVARPGDVVQAGQTLAKLIPEDSTLQAVAFLAEKDRPYVRPGSLVNLELEAYPFAQHGTLKGRVSRIGNDLVSPYEIREVLGEEAKLEVPSFRVEIEILPDRPKRLSHVTLRPNMLLQVRFTLKRQSIITLALDPLRRWLE
- a CDS encoding peptidase domain-containing ABC transporter codes for the protein MSERMPLVGIPGNLALWRLLSLKGIEVSLQALEETLLWEFSLENLVQELQVRGFEARGITIQEQDLHHLELPTLAQLTNGSWILLRKRVARGYLVEQGMGGLQLAPLGRLSQDLAGPAIDISEPLAPTGSLWSRMGNLLPRHRRVLGQVAMITLVGQGLALLPPWLTGKLVDLSLSRGVPSLLSILCLGLLLASLFQAWVGWLREVSLLAFTTPFEATLEKGLCEHLLALPFKYLQSKTLGQLLQTFSGLRRARSLLLDQGLGALFSGVAAVFYLAYMALVMPGPAAVVLAGAMAISALAFGVGFLQAREQQQEVKAAQAENSALLELLTGATTLKATASQSWAFKRWAKRLRLQLHHGLRRERHGLWTEGGNILLNEGLLAGVLIWGGQRVLAGELSLGSLLVFVQLSGAFTAALLALAQTGVTFLALRPQLEAVQETFAETRSPKLPRRGPKDLSGPIKADEVWFRYAPEAPWVLQGARLLVQPGTFHQVKGASGSGKSTLLKLLAGLYAPEAGNISIGGLDTFSASSLTAFLPQFPGLSSGSILENLKLFSAGANQSHLMKVAKQTGLDAWVGTLPMGYQTMVASGGENLSGGQRQLVAITAILASDRPLLLLDEALSNLDWISRNRIIHSPFLAGRTVIYASHEELLSESGNHHDGSSPIPTCSETP